Proteins encoded by one window of Campylobacter concisus:
- a CDS encoding nitrous oxide reductase family maturation protein NosD codes for MRKFSKFALVFLPLFGFANVLQDAINNASPGDVIKLGDGIYEGSITINKPLSIVGEGKNAHIKGNGKGTVVKIIASNVTLRNLKISGSGNDLGELDAGIGCDKANNVLITQNDLSDVLFGVDFKECSSSKITENNITSKKGASLGFRGDAVRLWYSHENLIEGNYIYDSRDMVAWYASHNKFLKNKAIRGRYSLHFMYANQNLVENNDFIGNAVGMFFMYSAGSNIKNNLVMDSDGAFGIGIGLKDVSNFTIENNTLIYNARGILLDNSPFQPGSTINFLGNKILHNVVGVYFHATQGTSIFENNDFIGNMDIVANDTPGDKMALNRWSKNYYDEYESFDRDKDGYGDTPFMHLSYADQLWQYYPNLQFFYGSSVFSILNFLAKLAPFSEPIKLLEDSMPRIKPLDASNFNALRAKRG; via the coding sequence ATGCGTAAATTTTCTAAATTTGCCCTTGTCTTTTTGCCACTTTTTGGCTTTGCAAACGTCCTTCAAGATGCGATAAATAACGCTAGCCCTGGCGATGTTATAAAGCTAGGGGACGGCATCTATGAAGGAAGCATAACTATAAATAAGCCGCTTAGTATCGTTGGTGAGGGCAAAAATGCTCACATAAAAGGAAATGGTAAAGGCACAGTTGTAAAGATTATTGCCTCAAATGTTACGCTTAGAAATTTAAAGATAAGTGGTAGCGGAAATGACCTTGGTGAGCTAGATGCTGGCATTGGCTGTGATAAAGCAAATAATGTCTTGATTACGCAAAATGACTTGAGTGACGTGCTTTTTGGGGTTGATTTTAAAGAGTGCAGCAGCTCAAAGATCACTGAAAATAACATCACTTCTAAAAAGGGGGCCAGTCTTGGCTTTAGAGGTGATGCGGTTAGACTTTGGTATAGCCATGAAAATTTAATAGAAGGCAATTATATTTATGATAGCCGCGATATGGTTGCATGGTATGCAAGTCACAATAAATTTTTAAAAAATAAAGCGATCCGCGGTAGATACTCGCTTCACTTTATGTATGCAAATCAAAATTTAGTCGAAAACAATGATTTTATCGGCAATGCAGTCGGAATGTTTTTTATGTATTCAGCTGGCTCAAATATAAAAAATAATCTTGTTATGGATAGTGACGGCGCTTTTGGTATAGGTATTGGTCTAAAAGATGTTTCAAATTTTACTATCGAAAACAATACACTTATCTATAATGCGAGAGGAATTTTGCTTGATAACTCGCCGTTTCAGCCAGGCTCAACGATAAATTTCTTAGGCAATAAAATTTTACACAACGTAGTTGGCGTATATTTTCACGCTACCCAGGGGACAAGCATCTTTGAAAATAATGATTTTATAGGCAATATGGATATCGTTGCGAACGACACTCCAGGTGATAAAATGGCATTAAATCGGTGGAGTAAAAATTATTATGATGAGTATGAGAGCTTTGATAGAGATAAAGATGGCTATGGCGATACGCCATTTATGCACCTATCGTATGCCGATCAGCTTTGGCAGTATTATCCAAATTTGCAGTTTTTCTATGGATCAAGTGTCTTTAGTATCTTAAATTTTTTAGCCAAACTCGCGCCATTTTCTGAGCCAATAAAGCTACTTGAAGATAGCATGCCAAGGATAAAACCACTCGATGCTTCAA